The segment TCTCCAATGCCGCCCATGGCGTGATCGTAAGCGGGAGCCATCACTGCTAATTCGGATGCGAGATCGGACAGCGTGAGATTGCCTTCCTCGTACATACGAATGTACTTCAGCACGCTGGCACGAACTTCCTCAATCGTGCTGTCCGGCGCTGGCATGCTCATGCTCCAATGATAGGTCCGATCTTGCGCACTGTACGCCTCTCAATCCGCTTCTCCGACCGCGTCACCTGAAAAATCCGCTGCACGTAGATGCTGGGAGTGTGCACCTCGTCCGGAGAAATCTCTCCCACCTCGACCAGGTGCTCAACTTCGGCTATGGTGATCCTCGCAGCGGCCGCCATCATGGGATTGAAGTTGCGCGCCGTCTTGCGATAGACCAGATTGCCCCAGGTATCGCCTTTCCATGCGCGGATGAGCGCAAAATCCGCGGTTAGCGCTCGCTCCATCACGTAGTGGCGTCCATCGAACTCACGCGTCTCCTTGCCCTCGGCTACGATCGTTCCATAACCCGTAGGCGTGAAGAAGGCAGGGATGCCCGCGCCGCCGGCACGAATGCGCTCCGCCAGGGTCCCCTGCGGATTGAGCTCTAAATCCAGCTTCCCGGAGAGAACCATCTGCTCAAACATCTTGTTCTCACCCACGTAACTGCCGATGTGTTTGCGGATCTGCCCACTTTGCAGCATGACACCCAGGCCGAAATCATCCACTCCGGCGTTGTTGCTGATCGTGGTGAGATTGCGGACGCCTTTGCGGTGCAGGGCTTCGATCAGACTTTCTGGGATACCGCAAAGGCCGAAGCCCCCTACCATGAGGGTCGCTCCATCCTGGATATCGCATACCGCTTCGTCGGCATTGGCCACAACTTTATTCATAGACGCCGTCTCACAAATCGGTTTTGAAAGGGCACGGCTTCAGCCGTCCCGACGAGGCTCGGAAATATGAGGGCTTTAGCCCTTGGGGGAACACCCGGCTTACTCATTCGGTTCATTATGAGATAGCTTCTAGTCCCTTTGTCTTCGGCGCAGGCACATCGGGAGCCGCGAAGCCTCGCATCTCCGCCAACAAATGTTCTCCCAGCGGCCACGGACCAAACCCGGCATCGGCATTGATATGGCCCGCCGGACCAGCATTCACGAAACGGCTTCCCCATGCCTCCGCCAGCGACCGGCTGCGTTCCAGAGTGCTCCAGGGATCGTTTTCGCTGGCCACGAGCAGGCTGGGGAACGGCAAGCGTTGCCTCGGCACAGGCAAGAAGTCCGATTCGGCCCTTTCGCCCATATTCTCCAGATCGGGAGGCGCAACCAGCAACGCACCATGCAATTGTCGCGTGTACTGCTTGGCCCAGTGAGCGACGGTCAGGCAGCCCAGGCTGTGCGCGATCACGAGCGGCGCCGTTTTCGCCTCACTGATATGGAAATCGAGCCGCTTCACCCATTCCTCACAAATGGGGAAATCCCAGTTCTCCTGCTCGACGCGCCGAAAATTCGGATATTTGTTTTCCCAGAGAGATTGCCAGTGCCCAGGACCGGAGTTGTTCAGGCCGGGAACAATGAGGACAGGAGGCGCCATGGCGAACAGGAGATTGTATATCAGGCTGCTTTGGGCAATTGAGGGCTGCGGGAAGTACGAGGAAGTTGAATGGCGCAGTTGAGGCCGTGCCGCTTGGCGTCAATTGACCCCGCTGACTTCGTAGAGCTGTCCTGCATCCACCTTCATCCTCTTGAACTCTGAGCCCCTGTATGCGTCCACGAGGCATGCGAGCGTACCACGCGTCGTCAGTCGACACCGATAAGTCTCAGGGCCCTCGTCGGCCCCAAAATCGACTGGAAATTCCACACTCCCCTTATGATCCGGCCTCATCATCACCTTCTGGGGATACGTCATTCCTATTGCGTGCAACTCGACCGAGTACCCGACTGCGACCAGCACGAATTCGAATTTGCTCGCCCGCTTGACGCCTGAACAATTCAGACTGTTTTGAGATGAGGGATCGTTATATACCTCGCCGATTTCCACCCAAGTTCCCGTAATTTGTGAAGCCAGAGGAAGTCGCCCTTGCTCAAAAGAGCTTGCCAATTCCTGATGGAACTGCGGTTGACCGCGACAAGGCGCTTTTCTGAGGAATGGAGTTTCGGGGTATTTCTTCCGATGATGTCTCGCTTGAAAGAGAACTCTGTGACTGAGCCCCGCTCACCCTCAACGCAAGCAACGGAGCATTGGTTGGAAGGAGAAGGAGCAGGAGAAGTGTCAACCTGAGCGATGGAATCATGGCGACTAACTCCTTGCCTCACTCCCTCCGAAATCGGTTCCCCCGCTCGAACTCTTCCCGCAACTCAGCGCTGCGCAGGTTCTCGCGGATGTGCGCCAGCCGCTGCTCCAGCCGCAACAGCGCCTGCTGGATATGTTCTGTGTTCGTAAGCGCGATGTCGCGCCACATCGAATATGGGCTCTGTGCGATGCGCGTCATCTCGCGTAACGCGCGCCCTCCGATAGCGCTAGCTTCGGGATAATCACCGAGCACTTCAAGCAATGTAGACGCGAGCCCCGTCGAGACCATCTGCGGCAGATGGCTCAGCCAGGCACAGAGCTCATCGTGTCGTGCCGCATCAAGCAGCAGCAAGCGCGCACCTGTGCCCTCGATTAGGCTGGCATACTCGCCGCAAATCCCACTCCGAATTTCCTGCCCTTCAAAGGGAGCAAATATCCAGACCGCGTCCTGGAAAAGAGCTGCGTCTGCGACCTCCACGCCGCTGTGCTCCTTGCCTGCCATGGGATGACCAGCAAGGAATCTGTTCTTAACCTCACTGCCAAAAACATCACGCGCCCGCGCCACAATCTCCGCTTTCGTGCTGCCCACATCGCTTAGCAAGGTCGACCGCGGCAGAAGCGGGCCGATCTTCTCGATCAGATCAATAATGCTGCCCACCGGCGTCGCCAGAACCACCACATCGCTGCCCCGAACAGCAGCCCCAGCGTTCGTTTCTCCCGCATCAATCATTCCTCGCACTTTCGCCTGCTCCAGCACCGCCTCGCGATCGCAGCCCACGATTCGTCCGCGGAAGCCGCACTTTTTGAGTGCCAGTGCCAGCGAGCCTCCGATGAGGCCGGTACCAATAATCGTGATTTGCTGGATCGCCAAGATTGCAATTGCGACTGTCTTCTGATCCGCTATGCGATGCTGCGCCCCACAGCCGCCGCGATCATGCGCAACTCTCCCATCAACTTCTCGAATTGCTCCGGAAACAGCGACTGCGGCCCATCGGAGAGCGCCTTCTCAGGATTATGGTGAACTTCAATCAGCAAGGCGTCGGCTCCAGCAGCTACCGCTGCGCGCGCCATCGGCGCCACTTTGTCGCGCCGCCCGGTGCCGTGCGAAGGATCCGCCGTGATCGGCAAGTGCGACAGCTTCTTGGAAATCGGGATGGCAGATATATCCATGGTGTTGCGCGTGTAAGTCTCAAAGGTGCGAATGCCGCGCTCACACAGGATCACGTCATAATTGCCACCTGCCATGATGTACTCGGCGGAAAGCAGCATCTCCTCGATAGTAGCGGCGATTCCTCGTTTCAGCAGCACCGGCTTCCGAACTTTACCGAGTTCCCGCAGCAGATTGAAGTTCTGCATGTTGCGGGCGCCCACCTGAAGAATATCGACGTAGGGCATCATCAGCGCGATCTGTGATATCTCCATCACTTCGCTGATTATCAGCAGCCCGAAATTGTCGGCCACCTCCCGCAGCAGCTTGAGACCCTCTTCTCCAAGACCCTGGAACGAGTAGGGCGACGAGCGCGGCTTGAAGGCCCCGCCCCGCAATACCCGGGCCCCGGCCTTCGCTACCAACTCCGCGGTGGTGAACAGCTGTTCGCGCGACTCCACCGAGCAAGGCCCGGCCATCACCACGACTTTTTCCCCGCCGATGGCGAGCCCGTTTCGCAGCTTGACCTGTGTCCCCTCCGGCCGGAAATTTCGCGCCACCAATTTGTACGGCGCGGATATTCGGTGAACCTGCTGCACGCCGTCGAGAACTTCGATTTCTCGAACGTCGAAATCGATCAGCTTGCCCACCGCACCCAGCACCGTCTGCTGTGCCCCGGTGCTGCGATGCACCTCGAATCCCATGCCCACCAGGTGCTCGATGATGCGCTGGATCTGCTCTTCCGACGACCCGGGTTGCATGGCAACGATCATATTGGTTCAGTTCCTCGAATGTTGAGGCAGCCAAGTCGCTCTCAATCGTTGGTCTCGGCTTCGATTTCCGTGTCCCCGCCCCCTGGAGCGGTGACATCGTCTCTCTGAAATTTGCGCATCACGTCCATCAGGCGTTCAAAAATCCGAAGCAGATCGGGGTTCGGCAGCGGCCCTTTGTTCGCACTGGCAACGTTGTCAAACACTTCCTTCTCCCGGTCCGGCTCATAGATTGGCAGATTCGTATTCTGCTTCAGCTTGCCGATTTCCCGCGCGGCGCGCGCGCGTTCGCCGATCAGCTCTACCAGCTGCAAATCGATCTCGTCGATTCTCTTGCGCCAGTCCGCGATATCCATGACGGTCGGGTTACCTAGCTTTTAGCACTACCGATTTAGACGGCACAACATAATTGATAACGAATCCGCCCTCTACTTGTGGGGACGCAAGCACTTCGATTCGCGCCCCTAACGCACCGCAGAAATCACCCGTGAATCCCCGGCACCCGCTCGCAGCTCGCGAATAAATCCCGCCACCGCTTCCGCCGCTTTGGTCCCAGAACCGGCGGCTTCCATCACCTGCACGATTCCGCTGCCGACCACCGCGGCGTCCGCGAACTCGCCAACTTCGGCGAATTGCTGCGGGTTGGAAATGCCGAAGCCTACCGCTATAGGCAAATTCGTATAACGACGCAGCCGTTCGACCAAACGGCGAGCATCGCCAGCCAACTCCTGGCGCGTTCCGGTCACCCCGGTTCGGGAGACTGCATACACAAATCCCGACGCCACCTCAGCAATGGCGCGCAGCCGCTCATCCGTGCTCGTGGGCGCTGCGAGGAAGACGGTGTGCAATTCCCTAGCCCGCATTGTGCGCAAATATTCGTCAGCTTCCTCGACCGGAAGATCGGTGACCAGCGCGCCATCGACGCCAGCTCGCGCGGCCTCCCCAGCAAAACGGTCCTGCCCGTAGCACAGGATGGGATTGAAATAGGAAAACACAATCAATCCCGCGTTGGATTGCCGGCGAAGGCGCTGCGCTAGCTTCAACACATCCGCGAGCGACGTTCCGCGGCGCAAGGCGCGCTCGCTGGCTCGCTGGATCACCGGTCCATCCGCCACCGGATCGCTGAAGGGCACACCCAGCTCGACCACATCCGCGCCCGCGGCGATCGCCGCCAGTGCTACCTCCTGCGAAGTCTCCAAATCGGGGTCTCCGCAAGTCAAATA is part of the Terriglobales bacterium genome and harbors:
- a CDS encoding CoA transferase subunit A gives rise to the protein MNKVVANADEAVCDIQDGATLMVGGFGLCGIPESLIEALHRKGVRNLTTISNNAGVDDFGLGVMLQSGQIRKHIGSYVGENKMFEQMVLSGKLDLELNPQGTLAERIRAGGAGIPAFFTPTGYGTIVAEGKETREFDGRHYVMERALTADFALIRAWKGDTWGNLVYRKTARNFNPMMAAAARITIAEVEHLVEVGEISPDEVHTPSIYVQRIFQVTRSEKRIERRTVRKIGPIIGA
- a CDS encoding alpha/beta hydrolase, which encodes MAPPVLIVPGLNNSGPGHWQSLWENKYPNFRRVEQENWDFPICEEWVKRLDFHISEAKTAPLVIAHSLGCLTVAHWAKQYTRQLHGALLVAPPDLENMGERAESDFLPVPRQRLPFPSLLVASENDPWSTLERSRSLAEAWGSRFVNAGPAGHINADAGFGPWPLGEHLLAEMRGFAAPDVPAPKTKGLEAIS
- a CDS encoding prephenate dehydrogenase/arogenate dehydrogenase family protein, producing the protein MAIQQITIIGTGLIGGSLALALKKCGFRGRIVGCDREAVLEQAKVRGMIDAGETNAGAAVRGSDVVVLATPVGSIIDLIEKIGPLLPRSTLLSDVGSTKAEIVARARDVFGSEVKNRFLAGHPMAGKEHSGVEVADAALFQDAVWIFAPFEGQEIRSGICGEYASLIEGTGARLLLLDAARHDELCAWLSHLPQMVSTGLASTLLEVLGDYPEASAIGGRALREMTRIAQSPYSMWRDIALTNTEHIQQALLRLEQRLAHIRENLRSAELREEFERGNRFRRE
- the aroF gene encoding 3-deoxy-7-phosphoheptulonate synthase, with the translated sequence MIVAMQPGSSEEQIQRIIEHLVGMGFEVHRSTGAQQTVLGAVGKLIDFDVREIEVLDGVQQVHRISAPYKLVARNFRPEGTQVKLRNGLAIGGEKVVVMAGPCSVESREQLFTTAELVAKAGARVLRGGAFKPRSSPYSFQGLGEEGLKLLREVADNFGLLIISEVMEISQIALMMPYVDILQVGARNMQNFNLLRELGKVRKPVLLKRGIAATIEEMLLSAEYIMAGGNYDVILCERGIRTFETYTRNTMDISAIPISKKLSHLPITADPSHGTGRRDKVAPMARAAVAAGADALLIEVHHNPEKALSDGPQSLFPEQFEKLMGELRMIAAAVGRSIA
- a CDS encoding chorismate mutase yields the protein MDIADWRKRIDEIDLQLVELIGERARAAREIGKLKQNTNLPIYEPDREKEVFDNVASANKGPLPNPDLLRIFERLMDVMRKFQRDDVTAPGGGDTEIEAETND
- the trpA gene encoding tryptophan synthase subunit alpha codes for the protein MALEFHRKPGLVAYLTCGDPDLETSQEVALAAIAAGADVVELGVPFSDPVADGPVIQRASERALRRGTSLADVLKLAQRLRRQSNAGLIVFSYFNPILCYGQDRFAGEAARAGVDGALVTDLPVEEADEYLRTMRARELHTVFLAAPTSTDERLRAIAEVASGFVYAVSRTGVTGTRQELAGDARRLVERLRRYTNLPIAVGFGISNPQQFAEVGEFADAAVVGSGIVQVMEAAGSGTKAAEAVAGFIRELRAGAGDSRVISAVR